A portion of the Corynebacterium ammoniagenes DSM 20306 genome contains these proteins:
- a CDS encoding nucleoside hydrolase: MKMILDLDTGIDDAFALAYAIAHPDIELIGITGTYGNVTVEQGMANTQALLELLGQPEIPVYAGATVAGFEVSEASARIHGADGVGNVDIAAEKADSAGDAVEFLIASAAKYGEDLVVVPTGAQTTLARALEQDETLRSIRMVSMGGALTVPGNVSPAAEANISQDPHSSNTVYQLAEDMTMVGLDVTMQTQLTRAEADSWRGSAAGDVFADMAGYYIDAYQDNNPHMEGCALHDPLAVAVAADPDLVDCLILPLQVDTEGPTIGRTIGRWEGTDVETRVAVGVDVDTFVPDFIDKLAQLFGRLAQSR, encoded by the coding sequence ATGAAAATGATTCTGGACTTGGACACGGGTATCGATGATGCCTTTGCGCTCGCTTATGCCATTGCGCACCCTGATATTGAGCTCATTGGTATCACCGGCACCTACGGCAATGTCACGGTGGAACAGGGGATGGCTAATACCCAAGCGTTGTTGGAGCTGCTCGGCCAGCCAGAGATTCCCGTGTACGCAGGTGCCACCGTGGCGGGTTTTGAGGTCTCAGAGGCATCGGCGCGCATCCATGGCGCGGATGGCGTGGGAAACGTTGATATCGCTGCTGAGAAAGCGGACTCTGCGGGCGATGCCGTGGAGTTTCTTATCGCATCGGCTGCCAAATACGGTGAGGACCTAGTTGTTGTTCCCACCGGCGCGCAAACCACCCTGGCTCGTGCGCTCGAACAAGATGAGACGCTGCGCAGTATCCGCATGGTGTCTATGGGCGGCGCGCTGACGGTACCGGGGAATGTCTCTCCGGCTGCTGAAGCCAATATTTCCCAAGATCCACACTCGTCGAATACCGTGTACCAACTTGCGGAAGACATGACCATGGTGGGCTTGGATGTGACGATGCAAACACAGCTAACGCGCGCAGAAGCAGATTCCTGGCGGGGAAGTGCCGCGGGTGATGTCTTTGCCGATATGGCGGGGTATTACATCGACGCGTACCAAGACAACAATCCGCACATGGAGGGTTGTGCGCTCCATGATCCACTCGCAGTCGCCGTGGCTGCCGACCCCGACTTGGTGGATTGTCTCATTTTGCCACTGCAGGTAGACACCGAAGGCCCGACCATTGGCCGAACAATTGGTCGTTGGGAAGGCACCGATGTGGAAACGCGTGTTGCCGTTGGGGTGGACGTGGATACGTTCGTGCCCGATTTCATCGACAAGCTAGCGCAACTATTTGGCCGATTGGCCCAGTCACGGTAA
- a CDS encoding polyribonucleotide nucleotidyltransferase: MSPRNSGKALNPNNQVSFAKDEDFDILEATAVLDNGDFGTRTITFETGQLARQADGSVTTYFDDDTMLLTTVTASNQPREGLDFFPLTVDVEERMYAAGKIPGSFFRREARPSTEAILACRLIDRPLRPTFVKGLRNEVQVINTVLSLDPAEYYDVIAINGSSAATQLSGLPVSGPVGGVRMALLADDKHPEGQWVAFPNAEQHERALFEMVVAGRIVSRKNKGKNVDDVAIMMVEAGAGVHVHERVAEGAPAPQESTVAAGLEAAKPFIKTLCEAQAGLAERAAKETKEFQLFPPYADEVYDAVARKAEKKLSKLMTIAAKQERDEATNAHMEEVEAQLLEVFTEDDASKQIRAAYNQLMKEIVREKILTEGFRIDGRAAEDIRDLGAEIGLIPRVHGSALFERGETQILGVTTLDMLKMEQTIDSLTPVESKRYIHHYNFPPYSTGETGRVGSPKRREIGHGALAERALLPVIPPREQFPYTIRQVSEALGSNGSTSMGSVCASTMSLYNAGVPLKAPVAGIAMGLVSGEVDGEERFVALTDILGAEDAFGDMDFKVAGTSDYITALQLDTKLDGIPSEVLANALSQARNAREEILDIMAEGIDGPDEMSPLAPKITSIKIPVSKIGELIGPKGKTINTITEETGADVSIEDDGTVYVSATSGEAADAAIEKVNAIANPQLPKVGERFLGTVVKTVAFGAFVSITPGRDGLIHISNLGGDERIEKVEDVVNVGDKIQVEIADIDNRGKISLVPVEA; encoded by the coding sequence ATGAGTCCACGCAATAGCGGGAAAGCACTAAACCCAAATAACCAAGTCAGCTTCGCAAAAGATGAAGACTTTGACATCCTCGAAGCAACCGCTGTTTTAGACAACGGTGACTTTGGTACCCGCACCATCACTTTCGAAACTGGCCAGCTAGCCCGTCAAGCTGATGGTTCTGTCACCACCTACTTTGATGATGACACCATGCTGTTGACCACCGTGACTGCATCCAACCAGCCGCGCGAAGGACTTGATTTCTTCCCGCTGACCGTGGATGTGGAAGAACGCATGTATGCCGCAGGTAAAATCCCCGGCTCTTTCTTCCGTCGCGAAGCCCGCCCATCGACTGAAGCCATCCTGGCGTGTCGTCTGATTGACCGCCCGCTGCGCCCGACCTTCGTTAAGGGCCTGCGCAATGAGGTTCAGGTCATCAATACCGTCTTGAGCTTGGACCCAGCGGAATACTACGACGTCATCGCCATCAACGGCTCGTCGGCTGCAACCCAGCTTTCCGGTTTGCCAGTATCTGGCCCTGTCGGCGGTGTCCGCATGGCACTGCTGGCTGATGATAAGCACCCAGAAGGCCAGTGGGTGGCATTCCCGAATGCAGAACAGCACGAGCGTGCGCTGTTTGAAATGGTCGTTGCCGGCCGTATTGTCAGCCGCAAGAACAAGGGCAAAAACGTCGACGACGTTGCCATCATGATGGTTGAAGCAGGCGCTGGCGTGCACGTGCACGAACGCGTTGCTGAAGGCGCACCAGCGCCGCAAGAGTCCACTGTTGCAGCCGGACTCGAAGCAGCCAAGCCATTCATCAAGACTCTGTGTGAAGCACAGGCAGGACTTGCTGAACGCGCGGCGAAGGAAACGAAGGAATTCCAGCTTTTCCCGCCATACGCTGACGAGGTCTACGACGCGGTTGCACGCAAGGCTGAGAAGAAGCTCAGCAAGCTGATGACCATTGCTGCGAAGCAGGAGCGCGACGAAGCTACGAATGCGCACATGGAAGAAGTCGAAGCACAGCTGCTCGAGGTCTTTACCGAAGATGATGCGTCCAAGCAGATCCGCGCTGCTTACAACCAGTTGATGAAGGAAATCGTGCGTGAGAAGATCCTCACCGAAGGTTTCCGTATCGATGGTCGTGCGGCAGAAGATATCCGTGACCTGGGCGCTGAGATTGGTTTGATCCCACGCGTACACGGCTCTGCGTTGTTTGAGCGCGGTGAAACCCAAATTCTTGGTGTGACCACCTTGGATATGCTCAAGATGGAGCAGACCATTGACTCTTTGACCCCAGTGGAGTCCAAGCGTTATATCCACCACTACAACTTCCCGCCATACTCCACCGGTGAAACCGGTCGTGTTGGTTCTCCAAAGCGCCGCGAGATTGGCCACGGTGCACTCGCAGAGCGTGCGTTGCTGCCGGTCATCCCTCCACGCGAGCAGTTCCCGTACACCATTCGCCAGGTCTCTGAGGCTCTTGGATCCAATGGTTCTACTTCCATGGGTTCGGTCTGTGCTTCGACGATGTCTTTGTACAACGCTGGCGTCCCGCTGAAGGCACCGGTTGCTGGTATTGCGATGGGTCTTGTCTCCGGCGAGGTCGACGGTGAAGAGCGCTTCGTCGCTTTGACCGATATCTTGGGTGCAGAAGACGCATTCGGCGATATGGACTTCAAGGTCGCGGGTACCAGCGACTACATCACCGCACTGCAGCTGGATACCAAGCTGGATGGCATCCCATCCGAGGTATTGGCTAATGCTTTGTCGCAGGCACGCAATGCCCGCGAAGAGATCTTGGACATCATGGCTGAGGGCATTGACGGACCAGATGAGATGTCTCCACTGGCTCCGAAGATCACCTCGATCAAGATTCCAGTATCCAAGATCGGTGAGTTGATTGGCCCGAAGGGCAAGACCATCAACACCATCACGGAAGAAACCGGCGCAGATGTGTCGATCGAAGACGACGGCACCGTCTATGTCTCCGCTACTTCCGGTGAAGCCGCAGACGCAGCCATTGAAAAGGTCAATGCCATTGCGAACCCGCAGCTTCCGAAGGTCGGCGAGCGTTTCTTGGGCACCGTTGTGAAGACAGTCGCTTTCGGCGCCTTTGTCTCCATCACGCCAGGCCGTGACGGTCTTATTCACATCTCCAACCTCGGTGGCGATGAGCGAATTGAAAAGGTCGAAGACGTTGTCAACGTCGGCGATAAGATTCAGGTAGAAATCGCGGATATTGATAACCGCGGCAAGATCTCCCTGGTTCCAGTCGAGGCTTAA
- a CDS encoding VOC family protein: MRIYIASIFVDDVQKAHDFYVDKLGFVVKDSVKNGDFWWLTITNPDGGTELLLEPNAHPAAVAYTEAIRKDGIPATQFLSDDVEAETAALKEKGVTFTMDPTDVGPSVIAAFDDTCGNIIQLVQLKH, from the coding sequence CAAAAGGCCCATGACTTCTACGTTGATAAGCTCGGATTTGTCGTCAAAGACAGCGTCAAAAATGGCGACTTTTGGTGGCTAACCATCACCAACCCAGACGGCGGTACAGAGCTACTTCTAGAACCCAATGCTCACCCAGCCGCAGTCGCTTACACCGAAGCCATCCGCAAGGACGGAATTCCAGCCACCCAATTCCTCTCCGACGATGTGGAAGCGGAAACTGCAGCACTCAAAGAAAAAGGCGTGACCTTTACCATGGACCCAACCGACGTTGGTCCATCTGTCATCGCAGCATTCGATGACACGTGTGGCAACATCATTCAGCTTGTGCAATTGAAGCACTAA
- a CDS encoding AMIN-like domain-containing (lipo)protein, producing MTTSRFSLIALSLAATTALLAACSSPADEAADSSAPSEPAQETTSSAAATSEEDTAATTSPNTIEATTNGSEELPPMGSPDTADKQQRPASGTDLVPVGVRVADHGSFTRVVLDYEGSGSAGWFTTLTPEPTQQASGFPIEYEGTTAINVGVESTPWPSTPELEEKYMDFGTTPGAGVVTGVEFVTTFEAQSQYVIGLKKESAYSVTSLEDPSRVVIDIMN from the coding sequence ATGACTACCAGCCGCTTTTCCCTCATCGCCCTTAGCTTGGCAGCCACTACTGCACTACTCGCTGCCTGCTCCTCCCCCGCTGATGAAGCTGCGGATTCAAGCGCACCTTCAGAACCGGCCCAGGAGACCACCTCAAGCGCCGCTGCTACCAGCGAAGAAGACACGGCGGCTACCACGTCTCCCAACACGATAGAAGCAACCACCAACGGTTCAGAAGAACTACCACCAATGGGCTCACCTGATACCGCGGATAAACAGCAACGGCCTGCGTCAGGCACCGATCTGGTGCCAGTCGGGGTCCGTGTCGCTGACCACGGGTCATTTACCCGCGTCGTATTGGACTATGAAGGCTCTGGTTCAGCTGGCTGGTTTACTACGTTGACCCCTGAGCCCACCCAGCAGGCGTCTGGCTTCCCCATTGAATATGAGGGCACCACTGCCATCAATGTCGGCGTGGAATCGACACCGTGGCCTTCAACTCCGGAATTGGAAGAAAAGTACATGGACTTTGGCACTACCCCTGGTGCAGGAGTTGTCACCGGCGTTGAATTCGTCACCACCTTTGAAGCCCAGTCACAATATGTCATCGGGCTGAAAAAGGAATCCGCCTACTCGGTCACTTCCCTCGAAGATCCATCGCGCGTGGTCATCGACATCATGAACTAA
- the rpsO gene encoding 30S ribosomal protein S15, which yields MALTAEKKSEILKEFGLHETDTGSPEAQVALLTSRINTLTEHLKFHKHDHHSRRGLLLMVGRRRGLLKYLAANNIDRYRDLISRLGLRR from the coding sequence ATGGCATTGACCGCTGAGAAGAAGTCCGAAATCCTCAAGGAATTTGGACTGCACGAGACCGATACCGGTTCCCCAGAGGCACAGGTTGCACTGCTGACCTCTCGCATCAATACTTTGACCGAGCACCTGAAGTTCCACAAGCATGACCACCACTCCCGTCGTGGCTTGTTGCTGATGGTTGGTCGTCGTCGTGGCCTGCTGAAGTACCTGGCTGCGAACAACATTGACCGTTACCGTGACCTGATTTCCCGTCTGGGCCTGCGTCGCTAA